Proteins encoded by one window of Rutidosis leptorrhynchoides isolate AG116_Rl617_1_P2 chromosome 7, CSIRO_AGI_Rlap_v1, whole genome shotgun sequence:
- the LOC139857692 gene encoding GATA transcription factor 6-like: MECVEGALKNSFIGLNNNHNTNNNHHNPLSFSDDFSTLVTGDDFFVDGLLDFSDDGDFEEHNDDTQFCNHTENDKTLSISPVKLVNQEIKPNFSIPEQTDLCLPADDVAEDLEWVSQFVDDSFSGGYSLTCPAGKLPEKKWNPEPSVKPNFTTSVLTKARSKRTRTGGRVWSFGSNPLTDSSTSSSSSSSCTTSNPWRFLHDSTQTAESIFGKNPVKRQKKVRKNPSPAVGEPAVQPRRCSHCLVQKTPQWRAGPLGAKTLCNACGVRYKSGRLLPEYRPACSPTFSSEVHSNNHRKVLEMRQKKEALEPGLIYPVQSF, translated from the exons ATGGAGTGTGTTGAAGGCGCCTTGAAAAACAGTTTTATTGGTCTAAATAATAACCacaacaccaacaacaaccaccacaacccACTGTCCTTTTCCGATGACTTTTCCACCCTTGTCACCGGTGATGATTTTTTCGTTGACGGTCTTCTTGATTTCTCCGACGACGGTGATTTCGAGGAACATAACGACGATACCCAATTTTGTAACCACACAGAAAACGACAAAACGCTTTCTATTTCACCGGTTAAATTAGTCAACCAGGAAATTAAACCCAATTTCTCTATCCCGGAACAAACTGACCTTTGCCTTCCG GCGGATGACGTAGCAGAAGACCTTGAATGGGTTTCTCAATTTGTTGACGACTCATTTTCCGGCGGGTACTCGTTGACGTGTCCGGCCGGGAAGTTACCGGAGAAAAAGTGGAACCCAGAACCGTCCGTAAAGCCTAATTTCACGACTTCGGTTCTTACAAAAGCAAGAAGTAAACGAACAAGAACCGGGGGTCGGGTTTGGTCTTTCGGGTCAAACCCACTAACCGATTCGTCTACTTCAAGTTCGTCCTCATCGTCATGTACTACTTCAAACCCTTGGCGGTTTTTACATGACTCTACACAAACAGCAGAGTCAATTTTCGGAAAAAACCCGGTTAAAAGACAGAAGAAGGTGAGGAAAAACCCGTCCCCGGCGGTGGGTGAGCCGGCGGTTCAACCTAGGCGTTGTAGTCATTGTCTGGTACAAAAGACGCCACAGTGGAGAGCCGGTCCGTTAGGTGCTAAAACCCTTTGTAACGCATGTGGTGTCCGGTACAAGTCGGGTCGACTTTTACCCGAATACCGACCCGCTTGTAGTCCGACCTTTTCCAGTGAAGTACACTCCAACAACCACCGGAAAGTTTTGGAAATGCGGCAGAAAAAGGAGGCGCTCGAGCCCGGTCTAATTTATCCGGTTCAGAGTTTTTGA